In Musa acuminata AAA Group cultivar baxijiao chromosome BXJ2-8, Cavendish_Baxijiao_AAA, whole genome shotgun sequence, one genomic interval encodes:
- the LOC103996158 gene encoding uncharacterized protein LOC103996158 isoform X3, with product MLTVHHAGAIQNFWIDGERKTYVPACSDSSRHAYNMKGFLAFRHCLERPCIQNLWMSPNLKSHYSRLRNHHLWRTSKDGTRKNWLCHWDSNASSDHDYRSSRNIAISLLKRYRIVIDRGGGDNLKEFISAGVNAYALGCTDEGLRKELIRMKDSGAEIEGLQSHSGGTTLKFEILTEELSGGHLRRRCQLKPCINGKDFVLSLQMLIIQGEWHAQVTSEDFAARTNGGNGQF from the exons ATGCTGACAGTACATCATGCGGGAGCcattcaaaatttttggattgaTGGAGAAAGAAAGACATATGTGCCAGCGTGTTCAGACAGCAGTCGGCATGCTTATAACATGAAAGGCTTTCTAGCCTTCCGGCATTGTTTGGAGAGACCATGTATACAAAATCTTTGGATGTCTCCTAACTTAAAGTCTCACTATAGCAGACTAAGAAACCATCACCTCTGGAGAACCTCAAAAGATGGAACCAGAAAAAACTGGCTG TGTCATTGGGATAGTAATGCATCATCTGATCACGATTATCGTTCATCACGCAATATAGCCATAAGCCTGTTGAAACGGTACAGAATTGTAATTGATCGTGGAGGAGGAGACAACCTTAAA GAGTTTATCAGTGCTGGGGTGAATGCATATGCTCTTGGTTGTACTGATGAGGGTCTAAGAAAAGAACTTATTAGAATGAAGGATTCTGGTGCTGAGATTGAAGGACTTCAAAGTCATAGTGGAGGAACCACTTTGAAGTTTGAAATTCTCACCGAGGAG TTGTCAGGTGGTCATCTACGCCGCCGGTGTCAGCTGAAACCATGCATCAATGGAAAGGATTTTGTGCTATCATTGCAAATGCTTATTATACAAGGGGAATGGCATG
- the LOC103996158 gene encoding uncharacterized protein LOC103996158 isoform X2: protein MLTVHHAGAIQNFWIDGERKTYVPACSDSSRHAYNMKGFLAFRHCLERPCIQNLWMSPNLKSHYSRLRNHHLWRTSKDGTRKNWLCHWDSNASSDHDYRSSRNIAISLLKRYRIVIDRGGGDNLKEFISAGVNAYALGCTDEGLRKELIRMKDSGAEIEGLQSHSGGTTLKFEILTEEVNECILWLSIVFITILCTPQPTVVRWSSTPPVSAETMHQWKGFCAIIANAYYTRGMACTGYQ from the exons ATGCTGACAGTACATCATGCGGGAGCcattcaaaatttttggattgaTGGAGAAAGAAAGACATATGTGCCAGCGTGTTCAGACAGCAGTCGGCATGCTTATAACATGAAAGGCTTTCTAGCCTTCCGGCATTGTTTGGAGAGACCATGTATACAAAATCTTTGGATGTCTCCTAACTTAAAGTCTCACTATAGCAGACTAAGAAACCATCACCTCTGGAGAACCTCAAAAGATGGAACCAGAAAAAACTGGCTG TGTCATTGGGATAGTAATGCATCATCTGATCACGATTATCGTTCATCACGCAATATAGCCATAAGCCTGTTGAAACGGTACAGAATTGTAATTGATCGTGGAGGAGGAGACAACCTTAAA GAGTTTATCAGTGCTGGGGTGAATGCATATGCTCTTGGTTGTACTGATGAGGGTCTAAGAAAAGAACTTATTAGAATGAAGGATTCTGGTGCTGAGATTGAAGGACTTCAAAGTCATAGTGGAGGAACCACTTTGAAGTTTGAAATTCTCACCGAGGAG GTCAATGAGTGCATTTTATGGTTGAGTATTGTATTTATCACGATCCTGTGCACGCCACAACCCACAGTTGTCAGGTGGTCATCTACGCCGCCGGTGTCAGCTGAAACCATGCATCAATGGAAAGGATTTTGTGCTATCATTGCAAATGCTTATTATACAAGGGGAATGGCATG
- the LOC103996157 gene encoding meiotic recombination protein DMC1 homolog, with protein sequence MIDLKFEEQGQLQLLEREEDEEDDCFEPIDKLIVQGINAGDIKKLQDAGIYTCNGLMMHTKKSLTGIKGLSEAKVDKICEAAEKLVNMGYVTGSDLLLRRKAVVRISTGSQALDELLGGGIETLSITEAFGEFRSGKTQLAHTLCVSTQLPIQMHGGNGKVAYIDTEGTFRPDRIVPIAERFGMDAGAVLDNIIYARAYTYEHQYNLLLGLAAKMSEEPFRLLIVDSVIALFRVDFSGRGELAERQQKLAQMLSRLIKIAEEFNVAVYITNQVIADPGGGMFISDPKKPAGGHVLAHSATIRLMLRKGKGEQRVCKIYDAPNLPEAEAVFQITPGGITDVKD encoded by the exons atgatcgacCTCAA ATTCGAAGAGCAAGGCCAGCTGCAGCTGCTGGAGCGGGAGGAAGACGAGGAAGATGATTGCTTCGAGCCCATCGACAAAC TAATTGTGCAAGGCATCAACGCGGGCGACATCAAGAAGCTGCAGGACGCAGGAATCTACACCTGCAACGGACTCATGATGCACACCAAGAAG AGCTTGACGGGAATCAAGGGATTATCCGAAGCCAAGGTAGATAAGATCTGCGAGGCCGCCGAGAAGCTCGTG AACATGGGATACGTTACCGGGAGCGATCTGCTTCTGAGG AGGAAGGCGGTGGTTCGAATTTCGACGGGGAGCCAAGCTTTGGATGAACTACTTGGCG GTGGGATCGAGACGCTTTCAATAACAGAGGCATTTGGAGAATTCCG ATCGGGGAAAACTCAGTTGGCTCATACCCTCTGCGTCTCCACACAG CTACCCATCCAAATGCACGGCGGAAACGGGAAGGTCGCCTACATTGATACCGAGGGGACATT CCGTCCAGATCGGATCGTTCCCATCGCGGAGAGGTTTGGAATGGATGCGGGTGCCGTTCTCGACAAT ATTATATACGCGCGTGCCTATACTTACGAGCATCAGTACAACTTGCTCTTGGGCTTGGCCGCAAAAATGTCCGAAGAGCCTTTCAGGCTCCTG ATCGTCGATTCTGTGATCGCGCTGTTCCGCGTCGACTTCAGCGGGCGCGGCGAGCTCGCGGAGCGCCAG CAAAAATTGGCGCAAATGCTCTCTCGCCTCATTAAGATCGCCGAGGAGTTCAACGTCGCGGTTTACATAACGAACCAAG TGATTGCGGATCCTGGAGGAGGGATGTTCATATCGGATCCTAAGAAGCCAGCGGGAGGGCACGTGCTGGCCCACTCAGCTACCATCAGGCTGATGTTGAGGAAAGGCAAAGGCGAGCAGCGCGTCTGCAAGATCTATGACGCTCCCAACCTTCCCGAAGCCGAAGCC GTTTTCCAGATAACCCCAGGAGGCATCACAGACGTGAAGGATTGA